From the Porites lutea chromosome 5, jaPorLute2.1, whole genome shotgun sequence genome, the window atatatgttgtagttaatttttaatatcaggtaatttttgtttttctttcgtttttgtgTATGGTAATGTTTGCTGataaagttgaaacaaagggaaaaaaattacctgagataaaaaaaatcaactacaATACATATATGGTGGCATAGCCACTTTCTTTTTGGCTAATAACTATTAGTCATTCCTTGATGGCGCCAGAACCCTACATTAAGGTGACTCTAGTATTTAATTAAGTGGTCTAATTCATTCGTCTTTCATAAAGGCAATAGATGATATTTACTTAACAAATTTCAGTTTGGCGTGCTGTTAAAGCAGCATCTTAAAACTTCCTGGATATCACACCTGTTTGTAGTAGTATGCCGACATGAACTCCACAGTAAATGAACCGGGCTGCTCAAGTCAGCTAAATTCTACAGCAGAAAAGGTCGGGCAGACCTTTGCTTACTGCATAATCCTTGTTCTTTCTTTGGTCGGGAATTCCTCCATTGGAATAATTGTGTACAGAACACAAACTATGAGGAAACCGACAAATTATTTCGTTACAAACATGGCCATGTCCGACTTGCTGtattcaagtttcttttttccacACCAAATAGCCCTGTTGTACAAGGGACAGTCATGGCTTGTTGGCAGTGGCTTTGGTCTAGCAATGTGTAAATTGCTTCCTTTCTTATCCGACACGTCCACCATTGTTTCCGTTCAGAGTCTGATTCTGATAGCAGTGGATCGATTTGGCGCTGTGTTATTTCCCCTTCGTTCTCCACTCATCACGCCAACACGATGTCCCTTCTTCATTCTCGCCACATGGGTTATTGCCATGGCTTATTTCTCGCCATATTTATTTGTCCACAAACTGGTAGAATACAAAGGGAAGCTAACTTGTAAAATGCTTTGGAAAGAGACTTTTGGAGACTCCTCGTCGCTTCCAAACTACTTCCTGGCAGGATACATTGTATTCATTTACCTGCCGATTGTCTCGTTGGCGATGCTGTACTCCAAGATTCTTGTCAAACTCAGATCACAAGTGCATCCAGGTGAGCAGTCGACCAACGCCGAGGAACAACGCACCAGAAGAAAAAACAGCGTGCTAAAGATGGCCATTGCTATTGTTTTAGGTTTTGTGATATGCTGGGTGCCTTTCACTGTCACTGGCTTGCTCCAACTGTTTGCATGGAACCGTTCAATTCCTTGTAGCGCAGCACACTACGTGACATTCACAAGGTTTTTAGCCTACACAAATTGTGCTATAAATCCTCTTATCTGCTTCACTTTTAGTAGCAACTATCGTCAGGGTCTGAAAAGACtcatccactgttttagtagtGCTGCAGTGCTTCCAGCTTAAGATTATTGCCGAACAGAAAAGCAAGCTGATCTGAGAAGCGAGACTGTGGGCAGCCTCTTGGGATGATCGTGCGAGTGAGTACGTCGAGCGAGGCGATTACTAACAGTAGATTCGTTGCTAGCAGAGTAACAACAAATGGTGATGCCGGAGGTGACAAGGACTGCAATTTAAGCTTTCTTTACCAACCGAATGCTTCCCCCGTTTGCTCCAAGCGATTTTTTTCGTCTGCGAACTCAAACGTAAATATGTTTTGTTAAAACTGAAGTCTTCCGGGTGATCTCTCAAAACCTCGTCAACAGTCTAGGCCGCATGGAGTCATATTTAATCGAGTCGGTTTGCGCGTAGGTGTAACTCGACCTTTGTTTACTGAATAGGAAAGGAGGGAGACTTACAGAAGAGAGTGAGATAAGGCCGAGCATAACGTACACCTCCAAATCAAATAGAGTTACTGATAATGAAATGTATCAACTGACCACTTTCAGACAGAGTAACTCAGCGAGTTTGGCTTCTGGAGAATCTGaacttaaatatttttaattatcagGAAAGGTAAACTTAAGTATCGTGTTGAAAATAAGCTTCCTTTTTTAATACCaggacaaataaataaaatcgcTATCATTTACTACCGGCTATGAAAAAGTGCAACATCTTTTAGACTTACATGTAGGATTAAACTACTAATCCTAACTCTTTTTAATAACCAAGACAAAACATCGATCAAGTCCGAATCAAGCTTTTGAAAATTGAAATCAGCAAAAAGATAGTAATTTTACATCCCAATTTTTTGGCCACGCAAATAACATGATATCTGACACGTAGACAGATAATGATCTTTCAAGAATCTTGAGTTGTGTCTCTCGTCAATAACGTAACTCCTTTTTATCCAACCATCCGAAAGCAGCTCTTGGACTTTCCTCTGCTAAACGCCCTTAAAGAAGACTTTTTGAAGCGCACTGTTATCTACTTTGAGCTCTGTCGTTTCAAGCAAGATTGCGAAGTTCGCGTGTAAATATTTAAACACTGATATGATTATGAAATTCTCGGAAGCGTTGGCCCTCCAACATAAGCCTTTATTGTCGTGGTGCTGGCAATATGTCTCAGCGCTTAATTGAAACAACCCTTTTTGGAACTTCGTTTTTGATCGTTTTGGCGTGGACGCGAggccaaaacaaaagaaaaagtagtCATCTTCAAACAAACGTATTCAAACGCATCGGTGCTATGGAGGTGTAAGTAGTGGATCTGAAACCAAATGAACACACACACAGGTAGCCGGCAACAGTAAACAATAATGATTTCTTTCATCAGAATAGATGTAATCGGCCTAAACTTTGTTTTACGAAAAGAAAAGGACAATGAATAAACTGGtaccgtaagaaaaaaacaaaacaaaactggcaAAATGATAACTACTGAAGTGGTGATAATTTTTAAAACGATTAGTGAATAAGGTTGAGTATTGTGGGAAGAAAtgtggagatcgaggaggataACACCGTCtgagaataaataataataaacaattattggatgaggttcttgtgatatccggaataatccaGGTCGAGGTAAGTGCTATCAGCccagccgaaggccgaggctgataacacttgcCTTGCCTAGTCTCTGTACGGCGTCTTTTcaggccctctcggtcaatgcatttcggtgacgtatccgagacgaacggccggGAGACGCCTAGACAATCTCggagtgcgcatgcgtgagcatttttgcatttttgaaaagttcccACCTTCAACTGAAAACATCTATAAATAACTTTGCGCGTGAATATCCTTCGCTTAAAGATCGGCACTAACCTGGTTTCTGTtatcaaagaacaaaaatattactttgaatcggaaagaatactactgtataacgtgcaagtaatttctcttttagttcattttcaaatgaaccattaaaatgatatttctttattgataaaaagatttgaaacagCAGTTTGTTGACATTCTTCCTATTCAACAGCCTGTCCGATTAGTTTGATAGGCTTCCAAATCCAAAAATTCAGTTACATAAAATATTTCGAAGTGAAATGATAACGAGAAATTTATAGGAGCAAGCGAAAAATTGAGAAACGAGAGATAGCTTTTCATATCCaagaataaatataaacttATTTCTTTAGCTTACCTTCCGATTCCTGATCAAATAATTTTTCGGACGCTGTTTTGCTTAGCCTACAAATAGTTTTGAGATGAAATAAAGTTCAAATTAGTTTAAtgagataaatgaaaaagaaaggccaaaggactttcaacaatgaaaacgtGCATAGAATAAAAATGCTCGGTTTAACTCTTTATCCTCTGTACTCTCCATGGCTGCTGGACATCTTTCATCGACgcggaaaagttattgacagcTCGCCCGCTTCCAAAAGCTCCGCCCCAAGTGAGacaaagggcgctttccatttagtcaaaatttccggaatttccggttcggcattaaatggaacacgtttcgtcggttcgtcccactggaaaattcccagaaaaagtggaaaatctaaaaaggtgggcccgttttcccggttggaatttccgaacggaatgtcgtgttccatttacgtttctcctagtttgtaccagttccaggtccacggtcgGACACCGCcacgaccaaatggaacaactttttaccaatgggaaattccacttttgctacCACCGAAATTTCtgggtttttttcctaaatggaaagcgtcCCTTATGTATCACTTCTCCGAGTTTGTCTAGGCctcaaaaactttctcggaccacgtgacccgaaacgcatcggctGCGCATGATAAtaaggcctagggactaggcaaacaCTTACCGAGAATTAGTTATCTGCttgcagataactgactaatctgtaggatGCGCGCGCTATGCATCATttacaataacaatatcaattcaggttccttgcgacggtgtgtttgtctttattttttccaaaacaatctTATTTGGATCTTTCGCCCAACCTGCATGTTTACAGACAAAAAAGATTCTGGGCGAGGGATCACTACATAACTGTACCTGACAAGGAAATTCAGTCGAGGAATGAAGCAAGAATACCACAAAACCCAAACAGGTCAACTACATGTCTTCATGGAGTACACGAGTTTGGGATGACTGGTTAAAGAACGGAACTGCTTACCATGACAGCGACGCTTTCATGGAACCGTAGAATTTTAAATACGCTGTTCAATTTCGAACTGTCGTTTTGGCTGTCGAAATCGATGAACCAACAACTAAGAAAATCCGTGAATGTGAACTAATGTGGCGCCAAAGAAACGAagctcagtttaattttagtaattatagcgtcgtgtttaatatttccaataaacatttgtgaatttttttctttatgaaaagcTTGAAATGCGAGGtgattatgtattaatatgcaaGGGGAATAAGTCACGTATCTCCCTTCCATATTAATACATACGTAATCCCCTCGCATTTCAATTAGCTGTTCATTAGCCCCGCTCTtcccttcaaacaatcaaagccTCACCCAGCTTTCAGACAGTTGATTAGggggttatgtaatatattcGAATTCCCCTCGAAAAGAACAAAGGAGTCCgagcttatgtaaaaataagcgcagatgaagttataaggtgcgcaTAACAGTATATATTTCAACACCAAGTGAGTTTTGCCAGACAAGAGTTCACAAATCTGTGATTGGAAActttgccagacactctttcccTTTCTTTGAGCGGACTAAGACTCGGCCCCAAGctagcaagacgagtgaatgattcaacggctagcctatcactagcagaacgatggacgattacagaaattcgccgatcatcaaattctgtgctgacttattccctgctcacagatgtccttccgctataaagaataaaataagactagaatgcgcgagagtgatttgatcaaacgtccttttaatttctaaggcttactttccggcaaataaaatgaaataaatgtaaaaagtgaaatagaaatagcgaaaaattcaacttctaattaaatcttttcttatggtttagaatatactattctcgaaactgagaatgttttgatcaaagctgtgtaaatcgaaccgaaactgCATGGATACTTGCATTTCCTgaatttatctcacctattgtatggaatatgtgtgaacatcttcatAATGAAATCGGTATATTTTAAAGAGCTACACAaagagcaagaatactattgccCGACAATATATACAGAGCcggggggcagctgtagtgtcaactattactagtgaTATCCTGAATattaaggtctcggtaagtgttatcagcctcggccttcggctcggctgataacacttacctcgagcttgaataaattacctcATTGAATAAATgtatattattcattcaaaatatttctccgtttctgattggctaaaatgaCACGcaaattcatcataaccagttATTGTCCAGCAAacttggaagaattttgcgatatgtgaaaaatgacgttaATCGTGCATTaaaattgccagattattgaaccgttaaccgagaagacccgTGGACGAGGTTCAGTTGTTTTGGTGGTAACTTCAAAATGGTGTAACATTTGACTCGTTTCACGAGGAAGAAAAAGGCGAACTATTGGATCAGTAATAGAAATGTTTCAATACGCACCTCAGATGTGGCCAAGATGTCACAAAGGTCAGGAAAGGCAGCAGAATCAGATATGAAAGGAATCATAGACACATAGCGAGCAATGCGTTCCTGAAAACAAGTTAAGGCAATTTAGCTTCACAGAAACTgaacagtaaaacaaaaaacaaaacagaacaaaaaaagacacattttaaCGTGCTAAGTACATCCGTTCGTTCTCTTTTTTCAttcatcgttttcgttttcgaATTTCAATTAGTAATGTAATAACGTTTTGTTCTTcacattttgaaataaaaatgaaaatgtaccAGTCACTGTCATGAAATGAGTAGGTTTTTCCTAAAGGCTCCTCGTCACTCTTCCactattctttctttttcacttagtagtagtagtagcggtagtggcagtggcagtggtagtggtaatggcagtggcagtggtagtggcAGCGGCAGTGGTAATGGAAGTGGTaaaagtagtagtagtattaacGGAGCAGCatgagtaagaa encodes:
- the LOC140939081 gene encoding RYamide receptor-like, which codes for MNSTVNEPGCSSQLNSTAEKVGQTFAYCIILVLSLVGNSSIGIIVYRTQTMRKPTNYFVTNMAMSDLLYSSFFFPHQIALLYKGQSWLVGSGFGLAMCKLLPFLSDTSTIVSVQSLILIAVDRFGAVLFPLRSPLITPTRCPFFILATWVIAMAYFSPYLFVHKLVEYKGKLTCKMLWKETFGDSSSLPNYFLAGYIVFIYLPIVSLAMLYSKILVKLRSQVHPGEQSTNAEEQRTRRKNSVLKMAIAIVLGFVICWVPFTVTGLLQLFAWNRSIPCSAAHYVTFTRFLAYTNCAINPLICFTFSSNYRQGLKRLIHCFSSAAVLPA